The proteins below come from a single Pandoraea apista genomic window:
- a CDS encoding LysR family transcriptional regulator, whose amino-acid sequence MKLRHIETFRAVVLTGSASGAAQLLNVSQPVVSRVLQHAEQQLGFKLFDRIKGRLVPTAEARRLYPDVERIFSDLERLRTTSRNLRQHGVGHLRIAATPSLAQSLLPAAIERMRRAHPDVVFELITHHTTETITAILTSSVDVGIVSAPPMAAGIVSRPVAQGHIVLAVPASWPKLSRRGPASADALAGRDLIKLHDDTPLGALINERLDQTALLQDAEVMVQTYSLAAALVEHGLGYALLDQFTAASAHVQTQRLYRVAPAIEFPVEMLRPAHQPESVLADTLRRHLADVAGELSERAEALCEGREIVLTPDDDADVG is encoded by the coding sequence ATGAAATTGCGGCATATCGAGACGTTTCGCGCAGTCGTGCTGACCGGCTCGGCCAGCGGCGCGGCGCAATTGCTCAACGTATCGCAACCCGTCGTCTCGCGCGTGTTGCAGCACGCCGAGCAGCAACTGGGCTTCAAGCTGTTCGATCGCATCAAGGGCCGGCTCGTGCCGACGGCCGAAGCACGCCGTCTTTATCCCGATGTCGAGCGCATCTTCAGCGATCTGGAGCGCCTGCGCACCACGTCGCGTAACCTACGCCAGCATGGCGTGGGCCATCTGCGCATCGCGGCAACGCCGAGTCTCGCGCAAAGCCTCTTGCCGGCCGCCATCGAGCGCATGCGTCGCGCGCATCCGGACGTTGTCTTCGAACTGATCACGCATCACACCACCGAGACGATTACTGCCATCCTCACATCGTCGGTCGATGTCGGCATCGTTTCTGCACCGCCGATGGCGGCCGGCATCGTGAGCCGTCCGGTGGCGCAGGGGCATATCGTGCTGGCCGTGCCCGCGTCGTGGCCGAAGCTCTCGCGTCGCGGTCCGGCAAGTGCCGACGCGCTCGCCGGGCGCGATCTCATCAAGCTGCACGACGATACGCCGCTCGGCGCGCTCATCAACGAGCGTCTCGATCAGACAGCATTGCTGCAGGACGCCGAAGTGATGGTGCAGACCTACTCGCTCGCGGCAGCGCTCGTCGAGCATGGGCTGGGCTACGCGTTGCTCGATCAGTTCACGGCGGCGAGTGCGCATGTGCAGACGCAGCGACTCTACCGGGTGGCCCCGGCCATCGAATTCCCGGTCGAGATGTTGCGGCCTGCCCATCAGCCGGAGTCCGTGCTGGCAGACACCTTGCGCCGGCATCTGGCGGACGTTGCCGGTGAACTCAGCGAGCGTGCCGAGGCTTTGTGCGAAGGCCGGGAGATCGTGCTGACCCCGGACGACGACGCCGACGTGGGTTAA
- a CDS encoding D-amino acid dehydrogenase — protein MHIGVIGAGIVGLASAYQLLRAGHEVTVIDAGRGPGLGTSFANGGQLSYGYVSPLAAPGVLSQLPSLLFSRTGPLRIKPSFDPDFWRWSIEFVKHCSAQANASSTLRLLSLGLHSREVMLEFLAKESVSFDYRLSGKLVVYRDADKLAAAERSLELANGLGYTQRRVDAATCATLEPALGKIAGELAGGIHTPGEGTGDCQLLCKELARLIGEHAGGTLLFDREVTGFDVRGDTVQAVRTRSGDVALDACVVANGLAAMPLLRTVGESVSLYPLKGYSLTYRNAPVDAQPQVSVTDADNKVVYASLGEHLRVAGIADLVGYDYRIAAHRIDALRSLSAGLFPALGGAQAPLEWTGMRPATPHGRPILGRAGKLGNLWLNVGHGGLGFTLSMGAARVIADAIDGKRPAVDLAGFARLAG, from the coding sequence ATGCATATTGGAGTCATCGGGGCGGGTATCGTCGGCCTCGCCAGCGCGTATCAGTTGCTTCGCGCAGGCCATGAGGTCACCGTCATCGACGCCGGACGCGGTCCGGGCCTCGGGACGAGTTTCGCCAACGGCGGCCAGTTGAGCTACGGCTATGTGTCGCCGCTCGCCGCCCCCGGCGTCCTCTCGCAACTGCCTTCGCTGCTGTTCTCGCGCACGGGGCCGTTGCGCATCAAACCGTCGTTCGATCCGGACTTCTGGCGCTGGTCGATCGAGTTCGTCAAACATTGCAGCGCACAGGCCAACGCCAGTTCCACGTTGCGCCTGCTATCGCTCGGTCTGCACAGCCGTGAAGTGATGCTGGAATTTCTGGCGAAGGAGTCGGTGTCGTTCGACTATCGCCTGAGCGGCAAGCTCGTGGTGTATCGCGATGCGGACAAGCTGGCCGCCGCCGAGCGCTCGCTGGAGCTCGCTAACGGCCTCGGTTACACGCAACGGCGTGTCGACGCCGCGACGTGCGCCACGCTGGAGCCCGCGCTGGGCAAGATCGCAGGTGAACTGGCGGGCGGCATTCATACGCCGGGGGAAGGTACCGGCGATTGTCAGTTGCTGTGCAAGGAACTGGCGCGGCTGATTGGCGAGCATGCCGGCGGCACGCTACTGTTTGATCGCGAAGTGACCGGCTTCGACGTGCGCGGCGACACCGTGCAAGCCGTTCGCACGCGTTCGGGCGACGTGGCGCTCGATGCCTGTGTCGTCGCCAACGGACTGGCCGCCATGCCGTTGTTGCGCACGGTCGGCGAGTCGGTGTCGCTGTATCCGCTCAAGGGGTACAGCCTGACGTATCGCAACGCGCCGGTCGACGCGCAACCGCAGGTCTCGGTGACCGACGCGGACAACAAGGTTGTTTATGCCAGTCTCGGCGAGCATCTGCGCGTGGCGGGCATTGCCGATCTGGTGGGTTACGACTATCGGATCGCAGCGCACCGCATCGATGCACTGCGCTCCCTCTCGGCGGGGTTGTTCCCCGCGCTGGGTGGCGCGCAGGCACCGCTGGAATGGACAGGCATGCGCCCGGCCACACCGCACGGGCGCCCGATCCTCGGGCGCGCGGGCAAGCTGGGCAATCTGTGGCTGAACGTGGGCCACGGGGGATTGGGTTTCACCTTGTCGATGGGTGCGGCGCGCGTAATTGCCGATGCCATCGACGGCAAGCGTCCCGCGGTCGACCTGGCAGGGTTTGCCCGGCTGGCCGGGTAA
- the dbpA gene encoding ATP-dependent RNA helicase DbpA, translating into MNSKATESRNDSAPFSSLPLSPAMQENLARLGYASMTPIQQASLPDILAGHDIIAQAKTGSGKTAAFSLGVLQRVDARDFAVQAAVLCPTRELAEQVAQEVRRIARAEDNIKVLTLCGGSPLRPQAESLAHGAHVVVGTPGRIMDHLDRGTLSLANIKTLVLDEADRMLDMGFFDDIATVARQTPASRQTLLFSATYPEGIAKLAQRLLRAPREIRLEEKHDASKIRQRFYEVSENERLHAVGQLLDHFRPVSTIAFCNTRAQCRDLTDVLRAEGFHALMLHGDLEQRERDLVLIQFANRSCSVLVATDVAARGLDIAQLEAVINVDVTPDPEVYVHRIGRTGRADEDGWAFSLASMNEMGRVGNIEAALGHEVPWHKLSELTPSGSGHLLPPMVTLQMLGGKKDKIRPGDVLGALTGEAGFAAAQIGKINVLENFTYIAVDRDIAPTALRKLADGRVKGRKVKVRFLQD; encoded by the coding sequence ATGAACTCAAAAGCCACCGAATCGCGCAACGACAGCGCCCCCTTCTCGAGCCTGCCGCTCTCGCCTGCCATGCAGGAGAACCTCGCACGGCTCGGTTACGCCTCGATGACGCCCATCCAGCAGGCGTCTCTGCCGGACATCCTCGCCGGTCACGACATCATCGCGCAGGCCAAGACCGGTAGCGGCAAGACCGCCGCCTTCTCGCTCGGCGTGCTACAGCGTGTCGATGCCCGGGATTTTGCCGTACAGGCCGCCGTACTCTGTCCCACACGCGAACTTGCCGAACAGGTCGCGCAGGAAGTGCGACGCATCGCACGCGCCGAAGACAACATCAAGGTCCTCACGCTCTGCGGCGGCTCGCCGCTGCGCCCGCAGGCCGAAAGCCTCGCCCACGGCGCCCATGTGGTCGTCGGCACGCCAGGCCGCATCATGGACCACCTCGACCGCGGCACGCTCTCGCTCGCCAATATCAAGACGCTGGTGCTCGACGAAGCCGACCGCATGCTCGACATGGGCTTTTTCGACGACATCGCCACAGTCGCGCGCCAAACCCCCGCCTCACGCCAGACGCTGCTCTTCTCCGCGACCTATCCGGAAGGCATCGCCAAGCTTGCCCAGCGCCTGCTGCGCGCGCCGCGCGAGATTCGTCTGGAAGAAAAGCACGACGCCAGCAAGATTCGCCAACGCTTCTATGAAGTGAGCGAGAACGAACGTCTCCACGCCGTCGGGCAACTGCTCGACCATTTCCGCCCGGTCAGCACCATTGCGTTCTGCAATACGCGCGCACAATGCCGCGATCTGACCGATGTGCTGCGCGCCGAGGGCTTTCACGCGCTGATGCTGCACGGCGATCTGGAGCAACGCGAGCGCGATCTGGTGCTGATCCAGTTCGCCAACCGCAGTTGCTCGGTGCTGGTGGCGACCGATGTGGCCGCACGCGGGCTGGACATCGCACAGCTCGAAGCGGTCATCAATGTCGACGTGACACCCGACCCCGAGGTGTATGTCCACCGTATCGGCCGCACAGGCCGTGCCGACGAGGACGGCTGGGCGTTCAGTCTGGCGAGCATGAACGAGATGGGACGCGTAGGTAATATCGAAGCTGCACTGGGGCACGAAGTGCCGTGGCACAAGCTCTCGGAGCTGACGCCGTCGGGCAGCGGGCACCTGCTGCCGCCGATGGTCACGCTCCAGATGCTGGGCGGCAAGAAAGACAAGATCCGCCCGGGCGACGTGCTCGGCGCACTCACCGGCGAGGCCGGTTTTGCCGCGGCCCAGATCGGCAAGATCAACGTGCTGGAGAACTTCACGTATATTGCCGTGGACCGTGACATTGCCCCCACAGCACTGCGCAAGCTGGCGGATGGCCGTGTCAAGGGCCGCAAGGTCAAGGTAAGATTCCTGCAGGATTAA